The nucleotide sequence GTAGTGCAAATAGTTGGACGGGTAAGAGGCTCATTACCATTGTGCGGCGTGTGCAGTGCGTGGTAAATATTTTGCTACACTTTCCTTTATTCACGCACAATGGACGTGGCAAGACAACAAGGTGGACTGGAGAAAATACGGCTTCTGAGGGATATGGGGCGGcggtttttaataaaatcagaGCAACTCACATACGATGGTAATCGTTGGATATGTGTTGATCTATTGTCTTTAAAACAATAATATCTTCTTTGGCAAGGAACTATGAGCTCTGCTCATTCAAAATTACACGTTTATATGAGAAtataagttataaaaataagcTACGGAACGGTttcagaaaaatatatttttaattaatatgcAAATCGTATAGAGTGCAGTGTGtgaataataaattatatttaacgTTTATTAATTACTTACATTTTAAATCAAAGCTagcaatttatttttaaatttgacatggttttatgtattttcgagaaaactaaaaaaatgtattataaatCTAAACACTTAGTTTACTATTTCATGAATCAAGTACAATCCGTTCGCATTTttctttcattaaaatttgtaGCTTAAAGCGCTATTCTATTATTAACATTTTCAAtattaaattgaaatatattcTGAGAAATACCTTGAACAATACAACAAAATGCCTAAtgaatttttatttgattaaataataatatttgaaaatgGCGCCAAATTGCTATCGATAAGCGATATCAAGTGTAGTGAGGCCAACTATTTGGGTATTTTGGTCGGTAGACGGCATTGGTCATACTCACCTGTcaagtttgtttttttttggcaaaagTTCAGCCGGCTTTTCGTCAAATTCCGACTTAAAATAAGCCTTGTTATTACGTGATTAGATAGACTGCAAACAACAAGATGTCTTTCGTCGGACGCACACTAATTCGCAACGTAAGTTTATCGACGGGCCAAGATTCTTTCAAAAACATGCCACAACGATTACGTAATTGGCTGAACCCGCGTTCCAACATCGAATCAGTCtgattttgtattattaattATGCATTGCAGGTGCCGCTGCTTGGCAAGGCCATTCTGAGTCAGCAAAAACAGATTGCATCACGTCTCCTGCACCAGAGTAAGTTAGGATCCACGGTATTTAAACCATTTTATAAGGTGGTATTTTGCCGGAAGCTATAATCTCTGATCACTGCCTTAAGAAATGATTGGCACAACCCCTTTAATACTTATGTATGTAGATGCTTTGCATAATACTTGAATGGCTCGGTCTTTAAATACCATCTTTCCTTACCTTCAATCTTGTAGttaataattgaatacccttACTTCCAGCTGCTCCCCTGGCTGCAGTCCGTGTTCAGCAGCCCGCTCCCGATTTCAAGGGCCTGGCTGTGGTGGGCAACAGCTTCCAGGAGGTGAAGCTGGAGGACTACCGCGGCAAGTACCTGGTGCTCTTCTTCTACCCACTGGATTTGTAAGACAAGTCTTCTTACCACCAGCATTCCGTCACTAACCATTTACCCCCTTTGCAGCACATTCGTTTGCCCCACTGAAATCGTTGCATTTAGCGAGCGGATCAAGGAGTTCCAAGACATCAATGCCGAGGTTCTGGGCGTGTCCGTGGACTCCCATTTCAGCCATCTAACCTGGTGCAACGTGGATCGCAAGAACGGCGGAGTGGGCCAGCTGAACTACCCACTCCTCTCCGACTTGACCAAGAAAATCTCCGCCGACTACGATGTGCTGCTGGACAAGGAAGGCATCTCCCTGCGAGGCACCTTCATCATCGATCCCAATGGCATCCTGCGCCAGTACTCCATCAATGACCTGCCCGTGGGCCGATCCGTCGACGAGGTGCTGCGCCTAATCAAGGCCTTCCAGTTCGTCGAGCAGCACGGAGAGGTGTGCCCGGCCAACTGGAATCCCAAGTCGAACCCGGCCACCATCAAGCCCGACGTGGAGGAGTCCAAGAAGTACTTCAGCAAGCACGGCTAGGGGATCGTTTGATTATTTCTAACACACCTGAAACATTCACTACATAGCAAAAAGACTCGAAGAATAAAGAGGAAGGAGATTGGGAATTctaatttgatttttatgcGTATTTTACAACAAAGATGTTATACTGTGAGAGATAACATATATAGGTTTCAAACTGTATAGCTTCTTAAAATGCTCACTTAAAGTCGATTTCATAATATCATGTTAATTTTTGACATTGAGTTTTCCGTTTTTTATAATCCCTCAACAGTATAtactcaaatatttatttatttaattccGTCCTCTATTTGAAGCATCGTAAAATACAAATTAGTTTTGTAGCTTTGTCTCGATTATCAATTATAGTGAAAGCGAATAATGTCGGGTATTAATGTTACGTTCATAATTGATTGCAGGGACAGTCTCATGCGGTCAAGCACTATCGTCGGAGCATCTGAGCGGTGTCACGATCGATCCTATTAAAATCCGAAAGATCAAGTGGCGGGCGGTGGAGGTGGCGGCGGCTGCGACAGGCTCAAGGATGGTGGTGGAGGGGCGCAGGGCGGAGGTGGAGGCGGCGCATAGCCGCCGCCCCAGCCACTGTAGGCGCCTCCGCCCCACGGCGGGATCGGCGGGGCACCGGTGCCAGGTGGCGGCGGGATGAGCGGAGGCAAGGTGCCCGGTATGGGTGGATTCAGAGGTTCCGTCGCCGGTGGCGGCGGTTGCGGTGCGCTCATCCATGGCATCAGCGGTGGCGGCATCGGGGGCGGCGCTTGGGAGCCCGGCGGTGCCGGCACATAGGCCATAGCGTGCTCCATGCCAAGGCCCATGCCGTGATCCATCGCTGCCAAACCGTGACCGTGCTGGTCCAATCCCATGCCGTGCTCCATGCCCATGCCGTGATCGTGCGCCGCCGCTCCCCATCCGCCCAGGTCGCGCTGGTGATCTCGCGACGAAGAGCTAGGTGGCGACTGGATGGCCTGCATTTGGGAGGGCTTTTTATCAAATATGCTATAGCTAGCCCGGTGCAACTGGGGACCACTGTTTGCAGGCGGGTCAGCCTTGGCGGTCGCTGCTGCAGGCGGAGGTCCTTCTCCCAACTCCGCCATTAAGCTCATGTACTCCTCGTCGATCTTCGCCTGGGAATCCTCGCAGGCCATGCCCGGTGCTCCTGATCCGGGGCGCTTATTGCGACAATCCTTGGTCAAATGACCGGTTCCACCACACGAGGTACACACAATCGTGTTCGTGATGATCGGCTTATCCGGACACTGCCAGGCCTTGTGGTCTGTTGAGCCGCACGTGCAACGCTGGATGTCGTTCTCTCGAAGGGTTCCATTCAATTGAGCTAACTCTCGCAGCTGCATCCTGCGGAGATCATTGTGACCCTCTGGCACTTCGATACCCTGCCGGATGACGTCCTTGATCTTGTCCACCGCCTTGCGAACAGCCTCCGGATTGGGGGCCGTGATGAAGGCATGCAGAGGCTCGTCCTCGCCCGGCAACGGTTGGCCATCCTTGCGCCCCACTTTGCCCTCCTTCACCGATCCCTTGCCGCGAATTATGATCTTGGCGCCCGTATCCTTCTCCATAGCCTTGAGCGTGTTGCCGCGCGGCCCGATCAGCAGACCCACGAAGTTTATATCTGGATGCTGCTCCTGTGGGATCAGCACTTTGTCGCTGACTCGAGTGACTGGCGGTCTAAAAAGAAGTTAAGTTAGTAGTTGCCCAATACAGAACAGAGCTTTAAACACCGCTTACTTGTAATCCGCCGGTGGCTTGAACTCGGGGTTCACCGTCTGCATCTTGACAATCAGCTGGTGACGCTGTTCCTCCAGGCGTTTCCTGTAGCGGAACTCACGGGTGTTCAGCCGCTTGCCATCAGAACTATAAATGGGCTCCGGCGAGGGGGACCTGCAGGCGAGAAGAGCAGAGGGAAGAGGCGACTTTGGTGAGACTGAACTTGACCTTCTGGGCGAAAGGATGCTATTGGCGCTAGACTTAGTGATCTTAACCTAACGTACTAACTAATAACTTTTTATCGAATATGCTGTAAGTTGCAAATCAAATTCATTAATCAAGTTGTTCATTAGCATTAGCAGAAAATAATTATTCGCTGGGGAATTAAGAAAAGAAGAATTTTGATTAATTCGTTTGATTCGGTAGCTGTTTCTATTTCGTTTCTGCGTCTGTCGCACCCTGGATTTCTTTGCGAGAAAACCGAACTACCGGGGGACGCTTAGTGGAAGAGAAGAAGAGTTGACATTAATGAAAATGTAGAATCTATTCCGGTCATCGCCAGGCGCTTACTTATTTGTTGCCCCTTTGGAGGGGATCATTCAATCGATCACTGAATGGATCGCTGTCTCTAGAATCTAGAATCCCTTGAAGAGTATCATTAGTTTAAATGAATATGTTGGTTAACAAATTAGCTACAAAACCCAACTCATTCGGTTAGCCTCCAGACAGTCTTCGTTTACCCTTTTGGATTTATGGAACTTTTCGCCTTATGGCACATTTTCGCCTTTGGATTAGGAACTAGTTATGATTTACACGTGATAGGACAAAGGTATATACCCCATTCAATGGGGTTTCGTcttaaatacaataaatatcGGTTGCTTGGAAAATCTATtaccatatattttttttatatgtaaAATCGAATATGTTGCTTGTTTGATATCTTGAAAAATAATGTTGTTCATCATTATAAATATTGCATTTTGAAGCATTTCCGTAACCGATATCTACAGTATTTACAACCGAATTTAGAGTGACACAACACCCGGTGAATCTTAATTGCTAATAGTTGTTTTCTTGAGGAACCCCGCAAATCAATGGCATGCCACAATGAAACCTGTTGAACTCATGAACTCATCCTTCCGGACCGGATGCCGTCACTTTGGGGAGATTTTGCTGCTCAGTGGGTGTCAGGAAACGTTCAATGGCCTTACGCGGGCGAGACCTTTGATTGAGAGACTCAGTGGGGGAGATAGAACTGTTTCAAACCTTTCTTCCGGATTCTGCGTGATGCCCAGGTCGCCGGTTCGCAACTTGCGGCTGATCTCCTCGATTTGAAATTGAACTGCAATTAGAAGGCGTTAGAAAAGAAGGAAGAAAATCGAGCGCAACCTCGACATTAGTAAGAGAATTGGAGTGATATCAATTAAATGGGGGGTCAGATCAAATTATATTGTGGCTATTAGGACTTGTATCGCTTAGTGTGTCCGCTCCTAAACTAACTGAAAATGCTGTGAGCGTTACAAttgaattattaaaataattaattaggTGGGGTTTAATTTGATTAGTTAAATTGCGCATTAGTCtctgcaaaaataaatataagccGAAGAGCCATATAAATGTTCTGTACACGAGTATTCTAGTCGATTTGGAATGCAACTCATGTCGTATCGTATCGTATCGTTTGTGTGCCACGCCGGATCCCTTCAAAAAGAGAACGAGAGATTATTATAAGTTGCTCAATGCCGCTTGTGGTTGGATTCAGATTTTAGATTGGTTTACGATCTCTGCGCCAGCTGCTCGTCCTCGGCGTCTGATTCTGAAGTGTGGCTCTGTCCCTTTTTCTTTTAGTTTACATCCTTAATTGTTGTCATTAGACTTATGACTAGTTGTAGTGCTTAAGAACTAACTTAGTTGCAAGATCAGCTGCGATCGGCAGCGATTTGTCTGCGATTATTACCTAGATAGGCCTCCTGCTGGGCTGGGTCCAGTGTGGAGGGCAGGATGGTGGGCATGCCGGGAATGAAGGTCTTGTCGTTCTCACTGCCGCCCCAGCGAGACTTCCGCTTCCTCTTTCGCTCCGCAGCGCTGTCCACTGTAATTGTTATATCATTTAGTAAACTATTCATTGTAATACTGTTTTTATACCCACTTGAGTTATCGAAAGCCCCATTGCTATTGGAGTCGTTGCTGTTCTGGTTGTTGAAGAACGAGGCGAATCCCTTGCTGCCTCCCGCACTGCCCATAAGCTCCTGGATGGTCTGAGTGAGGTCAAACCGCGGCTCCCTTCCCTCCTCCCTGATGGTTTCCAGCCCCTGTGGCTGTCGGTCGAAGAGTGAGGGAATCCTCGGCTGATCGTGATCCATGTTCATTGAGTTTCGACTGTTTGATGTGTCAAAGGGGTTAACGTGTGTGCGTTCCCTACTGCTCCTTTGCGAGGGCTGATCCCTTTGGCCGCCTCGATCATTGCGCCGGCGCTCGTAGCTGCGACTACGggagcgacgacgacgacCCCGGTCGTAATCATCGCCGCGTCCGCCGCGCGAACTGCTACGCTTGGAGCGCGAATCACGATCCCTGTCACGCTTGCGGTCACGATCACGGTCCCTGCTGCGCGACCGCTTCCTGCGTCTATCGTGGTCGTCGTAATTGCGCGACTTGCTGCGGTTTGAGCGGGAGTCCCGGTCACGATCGCGTTCCCTGTCACGCTCGCGATCACGGTCGCGGTCTTTATCGCGGTCATCCCGCCGGCGGCTGTCCCGGTCTCTGCTGTCCTTGTCCCTGGAAAAAAGAAAAGGTTATTAGATAATAAATCACAAAATCTCGTATAAGAATATGATCTACTTTATTATAATAGGTTTTAAGATAAATTTATGGCGGTTATTTAAGTTCTAGCTTTTGGGGTGAATAATATCCAAAAAAGTTATGAAACAATTTCAAGAAGGTATCTTGAGTGACCTAGTAACAGAATATAAACCATGTGCTAATGCATTGGATAAAATTATCTGCCAGTTTTTTTTAACGATGATTACTCTGTGATGGGCTTTCTTAAAAATGTCGGGAGCATAGTATCGGAGCTCCTAACGATCAGGAAAAGGACATAGTAGATCGTGAAAAATGTGTATACCTAAAGGGCTGATATcgttatttattcatttacttCAGACATGGGTCCAAAATCGATTATTTCTAAGGAGCCGAACCCACCTTCTCTTTCTGTCCTTGTCGCGCTCCTTGTCCCTGTCCTTGTCCTTGTCCCTTCCACGATCCTTGGACCGGGAGCGCTCCTTATCAGCGGctctgctgctgccgccgtTGGCAGAGGCGGCGACTGCGAGTGAGACTTCTCTGGCCACCGCCAAGGAAAGTAAGTCCGGCGGCGTGGCGCTCATGCTTTCTTCTTAACTTTCACACCGACGACTTGCTAATTACAGCCACCCGAAGTCAGAACAATTGAAAACACACTTTAAAAAGAAAACCCGATTTTTTCGGTACTCGGCGTTGCGTGTGAAAATTTTTGTGGCACGGAACGAAACGAAAATGGCGACGTGGTTCAGTGTTGGAAAAGGCATGTCATTAGTGGTGAGCTAGGGTAACTGTACCTGTCACAGGTTGGTGCTGTTGAAATCGTGACTTGGATATTAAAATGTAGCTGAAGTGAATTAtttaaagtatatttttatttaaatttaacagCTTGAATAAAACTATCCCATATTATTATTCTGAAATACTTTTCAGCGGTCATTTTCAATTTTCAgaatcaatttaatttaatttttaatttatagttaaagtaaaattaatttatttagtgATACTATTGTGAACGTTTTTTAACAAGCgctttaataattataataaaaaaggtttataaatatacaaatattgtgtttctcttatttatttaagatttgGTAACAGCTTATAACTGTTCTCACTCGAAACAGCCGTGACTGTCCCCAGCCCTA is from Drosophila suzukii chromosome 3, CBGP_Dsuzu_IsoJpt1.0, whole genome shotgun sequence and encodes:
- the Prx3 gene encoding thioredoxin-dependent peroxide reductase, mitochondrial isoform X2, encoding MSFVGRTLIRNVPLLGKAILSQQKQIASRLLHQTPLAAVRVQQPAPDFKGLAVVGNSFQEVKLEDYRGKYLVLFFYPLDFTFVCPTEIVAFSERIKEFQDINAEVLGVSVDSHFSHLTWCNVDRKNGGVGQLNYPLLSDLTKKISADYDVLLDKEGISLRGTFIIDPNGILRQYSINDLPVGRSVDEVLRLIKAFQFVEQHGEVCPANWNPKSNPATIKPDVEESKKYFSKHG
- the Prx3 gene encoding thioredoxin-dependent peroxide reductase, mitochondrial isoform X1 → MSFVGRTLIRNVPLLGKAILSQQKQIASRLLHQTAPLAAVRVQQPAPDFKGLAVVGNSFQEVKLEDYRGKYLVLFFYPLDFTFVCPTEIVAFSERIKEFQDINAEVLGVSVDSHFSHLTWCNVDRKNGGVGQLNYPLLSDLTKKISADYDVLLDKEGISLRGTFIIDPNGILRQYSINDLPVGRSVDEVLRLIKAFQFVEQHGEVCPANWNPKSNPATIKPDVEESKKYFSKHG
- the SF1 gene encoding splicing factor 1 isoform X1, translating into MSATPPDLLSLAVAREVSLAVAASANGGSSRAADKERSRSKDRGRDKDKDRDKERDKDRKRRDKDSRDRDSRRRDDRDKDRDRDRERDRERDRDRDSRSNRSKSRNYDDHDRRRKRSRSRDRDRDRKRDRDRDSRSKRSSSRGGRGDDYDRGRRRRSRSRSYERRRNDRGGQRDQPSQRSSRERTHVNPFDTSNSRNSMNMDHDQPRIPSLFDRQPQGLETIREEGREPRFDLTQTIQELMGSAGGSKGFASFFNNQNSNDSNSNGAFDNSMDSAAERKRKRKSRWGGSENDKTFIPGMPTILPSTLDPAQQEAYLVQFQIEEISRKLRTGDLGITQNPEERSPSPEPIYSSDGKRLNTREFRYRKRLEEQRHQLIVKMQTVNPEFKPPADYKPPVTRVSDKVLIPQEQHPDINFVGLLIGPRGNTLKAMEKDTGAKIIIRGKGSVKEGKVGRKDGQPLPGEDEPLHAFITAPNPEAVRKAVDKIKDVIRQGIEVPEGHNDLRRMQLRELAQLNGTLRENDIQRCTCGSTDHKAWQCPDKPIITNTIVCTSCGGTGHLTKDCRNKRPGSGAPGMACEDSQAKIDEEYMSLMAELGEGPPPAAATAKADPPANSGPQLHRASYSIFDKKPSQMQAIQSPPSSSSRDHQRDLGGWGAAAHDHGMGMEHGMGLDQHGHGLAAMDHGMGLGMEHAMAYVPAPPGSQAPPPMPPPLMPWMSAPQPPPPATEPLNPPIPGTLPPLIPPPPGTGAPPIPPWGGGAYSGWGGGYAPPPPPPCAPPPPSLSLSQPPPPPPPAT
- the SF1 gene encoding splicing factor 1 isoform X2; the protein is MQTVNPEFKPPADYKPPVTRVSDKVLIPQEQHPDINFVGLLIGPRGNTLKAMEKDTGAKIIIRGKGSVKEGKVGRKDGQPLPGEDEPLHAFITAPNPEAVRKAVDKIKDVIRQGIEVPEGHNDLRRMQLRELAQLNGTLRENDIQRCTCGSTDHKAWQCPDKPIITNTIVCTSCGGTGHLTKDCRNKRPGSGAPGMACEDSQAKIDEEYMSLMAELGEGPPPAAATAKADPPANSGPQLHRASYSIFDKKPSQMQAIQSPPSSSSRDHQRDLGGWGAAAHDHGMGMEHGMGLDQHGHGLAAMDHGMGLGMEHAMAYVPAPPGSQAPPPMPPPLMPWMSAPQPPPPATEPLNPPIPGTLPPLIPPPPGTGAPPIPPWGGGAYSGWGGGYAPPPPPPCAPPPPSLSLSQPPPPPPPAT
- the SF1 gene encoding serine/threonine-protein kinase fray2 isoform X3 gives rise to the protein MSATPPDLLSLAVAREVSLAVAASANGGSSRAADKERSRSKDRGRDKDKDRDKERDKDRKRRDKDSRDRDSRRRDDRDKDRDRDRERDRERDRDRDSRSNRSKSRNYDDHDRRRKRSRSRDRDRDRKRDRDRDSRSKRSSSRGGRGDDYDRGRRRRSRSRSYERRRNDRGGQRDQPSQRSSRERTHVNPFDTSNSRNSMNMDHDQPRIPSLFDRQPQGLETIREEGREPRFDLTQTIQELMGSAGGSKGFASFFNNQNSNDSNSNGAFDNSMDSAAERKRKRKSRWGGSENDKTFIPGMPTILPSTLDPAQQEAYLGPPRRSPFIVLMASG